The Microbulbifer hydrolyticus genome has a segment encoding these proteins:
- a CDS encoding zinc-binding dehydrogenase, which produces MIETRKVWRTEKAGAISSLKLLEEPLARLADDNIRIQVRAVGLNFADIFALTGLYSATPEGSFIPGLEFSGVVSGLGKTAQTDLKVGDRVYGCTRFGGYASVVDVPPQHCRKIPDAWSFAEGAAFPAQSLTAYYALTNLAAVKPDQLVLIQSAAGGVGLQAMRMTKAMGATPVGTVSSESKRRFLAEHGFDEVIVRGDDFAKQLHEQLNGRPLHAVLDGIGGKIQKDSFAALAPTGRLVVFGAAEFTPGDRPNWLKAAWLYLKRPRYDVMDMISSNKSVLAFNLIWLWQEQALFAELLDGCAELDLPAPHVGHEFDFAEAHEAIEKLRSGASIGKVVLTLDAG; this is translated from the coding sequence ATGATCGAGACCCGGAAAGTCTGGCGCACCGAAAAGGCGGGAGCCATCAGCAGTCTCAAGCTGCTGGAGGAGCCGCTTGCGCGTCTGGCAGACGATAATATCCGGATTCAGGTGCGCGCCGTCGGTCTGAACTTTGCCGATATTTTTGCACTCACCGGACTTTATTCGGCAACACCCGAGGGCAGCTTTATTCCCGGGCTGGAGTTTTCGGGGGTGGTTTCCGGGCTGGGAAAAACTGCACAAACCGATTTGAAAGTGGGAGATCGGGTCTACGGATGTACCCGTTTCGGCGGTTATGCCTCGGTGGTCGATGTTCCTCCGCAACACTGTCGAAAGATTCCCGACGCCTGGAGCTTCGCCGAGGGTGCAGCCTTTCCCGCCCAGAGCCTGACCGCCTACTATGCCCTCACCAATCTCGCCGCGGTAAAGCCCGATCAGCTCGTGTTGATCCAGAGTGCCGCCGGCGGCGTTGGGCTTCAGGCGATGCGAATGACAAAAGCCATGGGCGCAACTCCCGTTGGCACCGTGAGCTCGGAAAGCAAACGACGGTTCCTCGCCGAGCACGGCTTTGATGAGGTCATTGTGCGGGGCGATGATTTTGCCAAACAGTTGCACGAGCAGCTCAACGGCAGACCCCTGCACGCCGTACTCGATGGTATCGGCGGCAAAATTCAAAAGGATTCTTTCGCCGCACTGGCGCCCACCGGCCGCCTGGTGGTGTTCGGTGCGGCGGAGTTTACCCCGGGCGACAGACCCAACTGGCTGAAAGCAGCATGGCTGTATCTCAAGCGCCCCCGTTACGATGTGATGGACATGATCAGTAGCAACAAATCGGTTCTGGCCTTCAATCTGATCTGGTTGTGGCAGGAGCAGGCGCTGTTTGCGGAGTTGCTGGATGGTTGTGCTGAGCTAGATTTACCCGCTCCCCATGTGGGGCATGAATTTGACTTCGCGGAGGCGCACGAGGCGATAGAGAAGCTGCGCAGCGGCGCGTCTATCGGCAAAGTCGTACTCACCCTCGATGCTGGCTAG
- a CDS encoding vWA domain-containing protein → MNIRLATPLILTTALTLAIAACTSIDTDDTAAYVVEQSPVPILHPEPEQEKYQKLETRQVKLVREEPVSTFALDVDTGGYSNVRRFLSAGQLPPRDAVRLEELVNYFNYDFADSGNASRPPEGGDFSVHFDLSRAPWDAERALFSIGVKAREIPMDKVPPVNLVFLIDSSGSMAQPNKLPLLQQAYRLLAKQLRAEDSVSIVTYAGSAGLVLEPTPGDQKTRILQAIDRLQAGGSTNGAGGIELAYSVAKQAFKQDGVNRILLATDGDFNVGISDVETLKQRIARGRKSGVQFSALGFGMGNYREEIVEQLTNVGDGSYAYIDTIYEANRVLVEQLSGTLFTVAKDAKVQVEFNPARVQEYRLLGYENRRLNREDFNNDAKDSGDIGAGHSVVALYELTLAGDTPRVDPLRYGGNSTEPQTAIRDELATVKVRYKKPGQEESTLKVWNLAPQVKPLSEAQVDLQFATAVAGFGLLLRAEPLSEFDYDDVAALAQLARGEDFSGDRAEFVRLVKTASALASAQPAVNSVQAD, encoded by the coding sequence ATGAACATTCGATTGGCCACCCCACTGATACTGACCACCGCCCTGACGCTGGCAATTGCCGCCTGCACTTCAATCGACACGGACGATACTGCAGCATATGTCGTCGAGCAAAGCCCGGTACCCATACTCCATCCGGAACCTGAGCAAGAAAAATATCAGAAGCTGGAGACCCGCCAGGTAAAACTGGTGCGTGAAGAACCGGTGTCCACCTTTGCCCTGGACGTGGACACCGGTGGCTACAGCAATGTGCGCCGATTCCTGAGCGCCGGACAGCTGCCACCCAGGGATGCGGTGCGTCTTGAAGAGCTGGTCAATTATTTCAACTACGACTTCGCTGACTCCGGAAATGCGAGCAGGCCCCCTGAGGGTGGCGACTTTTCCGTGCACTTTGACCTCTCACGCGCACCGTGGGACGCGGAGCGCGCGCTGTTTTCCATCGGCGTGAAAGCACGCGAGATACCTATGGACAAGGTGCCGCCAGTCAATCTGGTGTTCCTGATCGACTCTTCCGGTTCCATGGCTCAGCCGAACAAGTTGCCATTACTGCAGCAGGCCTACCGCCTGCTGGCCAAACAGCTGCGTGCAGAAGACTCGGTAAGCATTGTGACCTATGCGGGTAGTGCGGGCCTGGTGTTGGAACCGACGCCCGGTGACCAGAAAACCAGGATCCTGCAGGCCATCGATCGCCTGCAGGCGGGTGGCTCCACCAATGGGGCCGGAGGAATCGAGCTTGCCTACTCGGTTGCAAAACAGGCATTCAAGCAAGACGGGGTCAACCGCATCCTGCTGGCTACCGATGGCGATTTCAATGTCGGTATCAGCGATGTGGAAACGCTCAAGCAGCGCATAGCGCGTGGTCGCAAAAGTGGTGTGCAGTTCAGTGCCCTCGGCTTTGGTATGGGTAACTACCGTGAGGAAATTGTCGAGCAGCTCACCAACGTCGGCGACGGCAGCTACGCCTATATCGATACAATTTACGAAGCCAATCGCGTGCTGGTGGAGCAGCTCTCGGGCACGCTGTTTACCGTCGCCAAAGATGCCAAGGTGCAGGTGGAGTTCAATCCCGCTCGTGTGCAAGAATATCGTCTGCTCGGTTATGAGAACCGTCGCCTCAACCGCGAAGATTTCAACAACGATGCCAAAGACTCCGGCGATATCGGTGCCGGCCACTCGGTCGTGGCGCTTTACGAGCTGACACTGGCTGGCGATACGCCGCGGGTGGACCCGCTGCGTTACGGAGGTAACTCAACCGAGCCGCAGACTGCGATCCGTGATGAGTTGGCCACGGTAAAAGTGCGTTATAAAAAGCCCGGCCAGGAAGAAAGCACGCTCAAGGTTTGGAACCTCGCACCGCAGGTAAAACCATTATCTGAAGCCCAGGTTGACCTTCAATTCGCCACCGCCGTAGCCGGTTTTGGTTTGCTGCTGCGCGCGGAACCCTTGAGCGAGTTCGACTATGACGACGTCGCCGCTTTGGCGCAGCTTGCCCGCGGCGAGGATTTCAGCGGTGATCGCGCCGAATTTGTCCGTCTGGTAAAGACGGCGAGCGCGCTTGCCAGTGCGCAACCCGCTGTCAACAGTGTTCAGGCGGACTAA
- a CDS encoding VRR-NUC domain-containing protein has translation MADPIELAPDYYLGNFHALVDFVVARYENLLSDSERHFYNEFRALNTDSQRLYVRLLSRKGVASSAGALFRLHKLAYDEIGDLPTAAEALVNADLLQRDPPLPLAELLPLFTKSELSDSSIEVLPKALKRAALEQALLQQDADAVRSQLTDSETVLAVQGAEHFQTFKLLFFGNLNQDLTDYVLRDLGLFRYEQYPLEREQLPFQTRAQLEQHLRYYDCVKEAEFALVGGIDEITALAAQLPEGIDGDSTLHRRLDRLRLTLARQLERLDALSEADHLYRQCSRPPARERRARIAIARGDTPQGLALCREILAAPHHEEEREFAERFGFRTAKKAGETEGWVAPQRHVPPTETVALPAARQRVETLAADHLVQRAPGNQCFYVENTLINGVLGLYVWDILFAPVPGAFFNPFQIAPSDFRSADFYPQRRAAFEQRLAALNEKSLKQRVWRHYHDKWGIANPLTAWDALPESLLTLALERIPVPHWQVLFRRLLGDIAHHRSGLPDLILFPEQGNYELVEVKGPGDRLQQNQQRWLAFFARHQIPHRVLHVEWTAQ, from the coding sequence ATGGCCGATCCCATCGAACTGGCACCGGATTATTACCTCGGCAACTTCCACGCACTGGTGGACTTTGTGGTGGCGCGCTATGAAAACCTGCTGTCAGATTCAGAGCGCCATTTTTACAACGAGTTTCGCGCGCTGAACACCGACAGCCAGCGGCTGTATGTGCGGCTGCTCTCCCGCAAAGGTGTCGCCTCCAGCGCCGGTGCCCTGTTCCGCCTGCACAAGCTCGCCTACGACGAGATCGGTGACCTGCCCACGGCCGCGGAAGCCCTGGTCAATGCCGATCTGCTACAGCGCGACCCGCCCCTCCCGCTGGCGGAACTGCTGCCGCTGTTTACCAAGAGCGAGCTGTCCGACAGCAGCATCGAAGTATTGCCAAAGGCGCTGAAGCGCGCGGCACTGGAGCAGGCGCTGCTACAGCAGGACGCCGATGCGGTGCGGTCGCAACTAACCGACAGCGAAACGGTGCTGGCGGTACAGGGGGCGGAACATTTCCAGACCTTCAAACTGCTGTTTTTCGGCAACCTGAACCAGGATCTCACGGACTATGTGCTGCGGGACCTGGGGCTGTTCCGCTATGAGCAGTATCCGCTGGAGCGCGAACAGCTGCCGTTCCAGACCCGCGCGCAGCTGGAGCAACACCTGCGCTATTACGACTGCGTAAAGGAGGCAGAGTTCGCCCTGGTCGGCGGAATCGACGAGATCACCGCACTCGCAGCACAATTGCCAGAGGGCATCGACGGTGATAGCACCCTGCACCGCCGCCTGGATCGCCTGCGCCTGACGCTGGCCCGGCAACTGGAACGACTCGACGCGCTGAGCGAGGCCGACCACCTGTATCGCCAGTGCAGCCGCCCGCCGGCCCGCGAGCGTCGGGCGCGCATCGCGATTGCGCGCGGTGACACTCCGCAGGGGCTCGCGCTTTGCCGCGAGATTCTTGCCGCCCCCCACCACGAGGAAGAGCGCGAATTCGCCGAGCGCTTCGGCTTCCGCACCGCAAAAAAAGCCGGAGAGACCGAAGGCTGGGTCGCGCCGCAGCGACATGTTCCGCCCACGGAAACCGTGGCCCTGCCAGCCGCTCGGCAGCGGGTGGAGACTCTCGCCGCCGACCATCTCGTGCAGCGCGCGCCGGGCAACCAGTGCTTTTATGTGGAAAACACCCTGATAAACGGGGTGCTCGGGCTGTATGTGTGGGACATCCTGTTTGCCCCGGTGCCCGGTGCCTTTTTCAATCCGTTCCAGATTGCCCCGAGTGATTTTCGCAGCGCAGATTTTTATCCACAGCGTCGCGCCGCGTTTGAACAGCGCCTGGCAGCGCTCAACGAGAAATCTCTGAAGCAGCGGGTGTGGCGGCACTACCACGACAAGTGGGGTATCGCCAATCCGCTGACCGCCTGGGACGCCCTGCCGGAATCCCTGCTGACGCTGGCACTGGAGCGGATTCCGGTACCGCACTGGCAGGTCTTGTTCCGCCGGCTGTTGGGCGATATCGCCCACCACCGCAGTGGGCTGCCCGACCTGATCCTGTTTCCGGAGCAGGGCAACTACGAGCTGGTGGAGGTCAAAGGCCCCGGCGATCGCCTGCAACAAAACCAGCAGCGCTGGCTGGCCTTTTTCGCCAGACACCAGATACCGCATCGTGTACTGCATGTAGAGTGGACAGCGCAGTGA
- a CDS encoding ATP-dependent DNA helicase: MSETGTETQVQTGRDDTLSLSVGDLVAFACRTGDLVLESAGGPTAIEGIRAHQRLQKKRPAGSEAEYPLQVTLKQDGYKVALRGRVDILHPQPDLHHPVQLDEIKTTYVPPQKLAVSARSLHWAQLKIYGFCYGLQQAFGDDDPVALQMLWHNLKEKKTYPELQVFRWGELEMFARSALSEYLQWHRRWQAHRQQVRASARALQFPFAEYRDGQRTLAVAAYRCLRDGGELVVEAPTGIGKTISTLFPAIKAMGETRLDQLVYLTAKNSGRQVVRETASRLHADGLCLSVLELQARDKTCACSLGLCSRDDEGICPRTRGFFDRLPEARRHLLGQPLLTPEVIAREADRLQLCPFELSLQMLPWADLVVCDFNYVFDPLVQMQSLRDQSRQRALLVDEAHNLSDRARSMYSASITRSDSRRAAADCKASHPGLRRAIQSLVRALDKWVTEKREPPQPILPPSRAGESAKSELWITPFEEGFPVGVSGAVQKVLMVVSQLWEQNQSPPEAITDWLRSLFRFQTIEQLAAEQHHCITRAESPANPDSRWREQEVELLCVNAAEYLQQAYQQFHGVIVFSATLRPAGYIYQQLGLQPASPYLSLPSPFQPEQLGLLLCPYVDTRYRARHQATDALVDMVARTFHSRPGNYLVFFPSYRFLQQVVERFAALFPEIPLVQQSSGSSDQQRAEFLAHFGEGRRSLGFAIMGGVFGEGVDYVGEQLVGTIVVGVGLPQVNEEQELLRGAAEERGENGFDIAYRYPGLTRVLQTAGRVIRTESDRGVVILADYRFADPFYRSLYPQHWQPQICNNGTALTDALDQFWNP, translated from the coding sequence GTGAGCGAGACCGGAACCGAGACACAAGTGCAAACCGGACGCGACGATACGCTGTCGCTGTCCGTCGGTGATCTGGTGGCTTTTGCCTGCCGCACCGGAGATCTGGTGCTTGAGAGCGCCGGTGGCCCCACCGCAATTGAGGGCATCCGCGCCCATCAGCGACTGCAGAAAAAACGCCCCGCGGGCAGTGAGGCCGAATACCCGTTGCAGGTAACGCTGAAGCAGGATGGATACAAGGTGGCTCTGCGGGGCCGCGTCGACATACTGCACCCCCAGCCCGACCTGCATCACCCGGTGCAACTGGATGAAATCAAAACTACCTACGTGCCGCCGCAAAAGCTGGCGGTATCCGCGCGCTCGCTGCACTGGGCCCAGCTGAAGATCTACGGCTTCTGTTACGGACTGCAGCAAGCGTTCGGCGACGACGACCCGGTCGCGCTGCAAATGCTCTGGCACAATCTCAAGGAAAAAAAGACTTATCCGGAATTGCAGGTGTTCCGCTGGGGCGAGCTGGAGATGTTTGCCAGAAGCGCGCTGTCTGAATACCTGCAGTGGCACCGTCGCTGGCAAGCGCACCGGCAACAGGTGCGCGCTTCCGCTCGCGCACTGCAATTCCCCTTTGCGGAATACCGTGACGGCCAGCGCACGCTGGCGGTGGCCGCCTACCGCTGCCTGCGCGACGGTGGTGAGCTGGTGGTAGAAGCCCCCACCGGCATCGGCAAGACCATCAGTACCCTGTTCCCGGCAATCAAGGCCATGGGCGAAACGCGGCTCGACCAGCTGGTTTACCTCACCGCAAAAAATTCCGGTCGCCAGGTAGTCCGGGAAACCGCCAGCCGCCTGCACGCCGACGGCCTTTGCCTGTCTGTGCTGGAACTGCAGGCGCGCGACAAAACCTGTGCCTGCAGCCTGGGGCTCTGCAGCCGCGACGACGAGGGTATCTGCCCGCGTACCCGCGGTTTTTTCGATCGACTGCCGGAGGCCCGGCGCCACCTGCTGGGCCAACCTTTATTGACCCCTGAGGTGATCGCCCGGGAGGCGGATCGACTGCAACTGTGCCCATTCGAGCTGTCCCTGCAGATGCTGCCGTGGGCGGACCTGGTGGTGTGCGATTTCAACTATGTGTTCGATCCGCTGGTGCAGATGCAAAGCCTGCGGGACCAGAGTCGACAACGCGCGCTGCTGGTCGACGAGGCGCACAATCTGAGCGACCGCGCCCGCAGTATGTACAGCGCCAGTATCACCCGCAGTGACAGCCGTCGTGCCGCCGCAGACTGTAAAGCATCGCACCCGGGCCTTCGCCGCGCGATTCAGTCACTGGTGCGCGCGCTGGATAAGTGGGTAACTGAAAAGCGGGAACCCCCGCAACCAATACTACCGCCGAGCAGAGCCGGCGAATCGGCAAAATCCGAGCTGTGGATAACACCGTTTGAGGAGGGCTTCCCTGTGGGCGTCAGTGGCGCCGTGCAAAAAGTGCTGATGGTGGTGAGCCAACTGTGGGAGCAAAACCAGTCGCCGCCCGAGGCCATTACCGACTGGCTCCGGTCACTGTTCCGCTTCCAGACCATCGAGCAACTGGCCGCAGAACAGCACCACTGCATTACCCGCGCCGAGAGCCCGGCTAACCCCGACAGCCGCTGGCGGGAACAGGAAGTTGAACTGCTGTGTGTGAATGCCGCCGAGTACCTGCAGCAGGCGTATCAGCAGTTTCACGGGGTAATCGTCTTCTCCGCCACTCTGCGGCCGGCCGGATATATCTATCAGCAGCTGGGTCTGCAACCGGCGTCCCCCTACCTGTCACTGCCCTCGCCGTTTCAGCCCGAGCAGCTGGGCCTGCTGCTCTGCCCCTACGTGGATACCCGCTACCGTGCCCGCCATCAGGCAACGGATGCGCTGGTGGACATGGTTGCGCGCACCTTTCACAGCCGGCCGGGTAATTACCTGGTGTTCTTCCCGTCTTACCGGTTCCTGCAGCAGGTGGTTGAGCGCTTTGCCGCGCTGTTCCCGGAGATTCCGCTGGTACAGCAGTCATCCGGCAGCAGTGATCAGCAGCGCGCCGAATTTCTCGCGCATTTTGGCGAGGGCCGTCGCAGCCTCGGCTTTGCGATCATGGGCGGCGTATTTGGCGAAGGGGTGGATTACGTGGGCGAGCAACTTGTCGGCACCATCGTGGTCGGAGTGGGCCTGCCGCAGGTGAATGAGGAACAGGAATTGCTGCGCGGCGCCGCTGAAGAGCGCGGGGAAAACGGTTTCGATATCGCCTACCGCTACCCGGGCCTGACCCGCGTGCTGCAGACCGCCGGCCGGGTGATCCGCACCGAGTCCGACCGCGGCGTGGTGATTCTGGCGGACTACCGCTTTGCCGATCCTTTTTACCGCAGCCTGTATCCACAGCACTGGCAACCGCAGATCTGCAATAATGGCACCGCACTGACCGACGCACTCGATCAATTCTGGAACCCTTAG
- a CDS encoding CLCA_X family protein yields the protein MVLNRKFYRRSPQQRPQHEVSFSDVRKRFDFRSIRIGRWVTEAEKQRAAGLFYDALVDLMTILQGPELLVSLRGTLAFQYGTGGRPGISAHYELGSRTFALAKNAGPGAIAHEWFHALDHYLAGKAFSDTPANMFASEAWLREATPIPHPINDRLFACFRAIMLDESGENPSAMFRASKAADKANGCIYYADPAEMCARAFEAFVQDASISNNFLVAGTKASEEAKAGLYPDGAHRARINRAFSEYFSLLGYALGSKAQP from the coding sequence ATGGTGTTAAACCGCAAATTCTATCGCCGCAGCCCACAACAGCGGCCCCAGCATGAAGTCAGTTTCAGTGACGTGCGCAAGCGCTTTGACTTCCGCTCCATCCGCATCGGCCGTTGGGTCACCGAAGCGGAAAAGCAGCGCGCGGCCGGCCTGTTTTACGACGCCCTGGTCGACCTGATGACCATACTGCAGGGCCCGGAGCTGCTGGTATCCCTGCGCGGCACGCTCGCTTTCCAGTACGGCACTGGCGGGCGACCCGGCATTTCCGCCCACTACGAACTGGGCTCGCGCACTTTCGCCCTGGCAAAAAATGCCGGCCCCGGGGCCATTGCCCACGAGTGGTTTCACGCACTGGACCACTACCTGGCCGGCAAGGCTTTCAGCGATACGCCCGCCAATATGTTCGCCTCCGAAGCCTGGCTGCGCGAGGCGACACCAATTCCACACCCGATCAACGATCGCCTGTTTGCCTGCTTCCGGGCGATCATGCTGGATGAGAGCGGGGAAAACCCCAGTGCAATGTTTCGGGCCTCCAAAGCCGCGGACAAGGCCAACGGCTGCATCTACTACGCCGATCCGGCGGAGATGTGCGCGCGCGCATTTGAGGCATTTGTTCAGGACGCGAGTATTTCCAACAATTTCCTGGTGGCGGGCACCAAGGCCAGTGAAGAGGCGAAGGCAGGGCTCTATCCCGACGGCGCACACAGGGCGCGTATCAATCGCGCCTTCTCTGAGTATTTTTCACTATTGGGCTACGCGCTCGGCAGCAAAGCGCAGCCGTGA
- a CDS encoding DUF885 domain-containing protein, with translation MPGNILTPFLRATTFLISLLAVVGFLVSPAVRAESASEQLRDVIEDHWQYSLREDPITAGRMGEKGFNDRLPGVAEKDRSRRLKEEKTFVARLEKIDSSQLTASERVNRDLLTWVLKNSMESNEQYLDRIPVNTFYSFWSAALDASSGLNMRKVSDYEDYIKRIQDFGRYFDENIANMRAGIKDRFVLPKIVVEGIAPTVRAQVYDDPEKSSLYEPFRSLPEKFSDADKKRLQKQGAAAIKQFAIPAFDRVATFLEGDYMAAATESIAVEDLPGGKDYYRHAIKTYVTLDMDPAEIHQIGLAEVKRIRGEMNALIAQLKKEGKFSGSFEEFTEFLRTDPQFYAETPRELLKEASYIAKRIDYRLPEFFGKLPRLPYGVVPVPDEIAPNYTTASYNPAAIGGTRGGAYWVNTHALDQRPLYELVALTLHEAVPGHHLQGALSQELENVPNFRRNLYLSAYGEGWALYTERLGVEMGVYENAYQQFGRLSYEMWRAARLVIDTGIHSQGWTRQQALDFLADNTSLSRANVRAEVDRYISWPGQALSYKMGEIKIRELRAKAEKALGDQFDLRAFHDAVLANGALPMEMLEVQMDRFIAENKS, from the coding sequence ATGCCTGGCAATATCCTGACGCCCTTCCTGCGGGCGACCACATTCCTGATTTCCTTGCTAGCGGTGGTTGGATTTCTGGTCAGTCCCGCAGTCAGGGCGGAATCTGCCAGCGAGCAGCTGCGGGACGTTATCGAAGATCACTGGCAATACAGTTTGCGGGAAGACCCGATCACTGCAGGCCGCATGGGCGAGAAGGGCTTCAATGACCGCTTGCCGGGAGTCGCGGAGAAAGACCGCAGCCGTCGCCTGAAAGAAGAAAAGACGTTTGTTGCCCGGCTCGAAAAAATAGATTCGTCGCAACTAACCGCGTCGGAGCGTGTAAATCGCGACCTGCTGACCTGGGTGCTGAAAAATTCCATGGAATCCAATGAGCAGTATCTCGATCGGATACCTGTGAATACTTTCTACAGCTTCTGGAGCGCCGCACTGGATGCCAGCAGTGGCCTCAATATGCGCAAGGTGTCTGACTACGAGGACTACATCAAGCGCATTCAGGACTTCGGCCGCTATTTCGATGAGAACATTGCCAACATGCGTGCGGGCATCAAGGACAGGTTTGTACTGCCCAAAATCGTCGTCGAAGGTATTGCACCGACCGTGCGTGCCCAGGTATACGACGATCCTGAAAAAAGCAGCTTGTATGAGCCATTCAGGAGCCTGCCGGAAAAATTTTCTGATGCAGATAAAAAGCGCCTGCAGAAACAGGGCGCCGCAGCGATCAAGCAATTTGCCATCCCTGCCTTTGATCGCGTGGCGACCTTCCTCGAGGGAGATTACATGGCGGCTGCGACTGAATCCATCGCCGTCGAAGATCTGCCCGGGGGCAAGGACTACTATCGTCACGCGATCAAAACCTACGTGACACTGGATATGGACCCTGCGGAAATTCACCAGATTGGGCTGGCGGAAGTGAAGCGTATCCGTGGCGAAATGAACGCATTGATCGCGCAGTTGAAAAAAGAAGGGAAATTCAGCGGCAGTTTCGAGGAGTTCACCGAGTTCTTGCGCACCGACCCCCAGTTCTATGCCGAGACCCCGCGTGAACTGTTGAAGGAAGCCTCCTACATCGCCAAGCGCATCGACTACCGCCTGCCGGAATTTTTCGGCAAGCTGCCGCGCCTGCCCTACGGTGTGGTGCCGGTGCCGGATGAGATCGCGCCCAATTATACTACTGCCTCCTACAACCCGGCCGCGATCGGCGGCACACGCGGAGGCGCTTACTGGGTGAATACCCACGCACTGGATCAGCGCCCGCTGTATGAACTGGTGGCGCTGACCCTGCACGAGGCGGTACCCGGCCATCACTTGCAGGGTGCGTTGTCCCAAGAGCTGGAAAATGTCCCGAACTTCCGCCGCAATCTGTATCTGAGTGCCTACGGGGAAGGCTGGGCGCTGTATACCGAGCGCCTTGGCGTGGAAATGGGTGTGTATGAAAACGCCTACCAGCAGTTCGGTCGCCTCAGCTATGAGATGTGGCGCGCCGCCCGCCTGGTCATCGACACCGGCATCCACTCCCAGGGCTGGACCCGCCAGCAGGCGCTGGACTTCCTCGCCGACAATACCTCCCTGTCCAGGGCAAATGTGCGCGCGGAAGTGGACCGCTATATTTCCTGGCCGGGGCAGGCGCTGTCCTACAAGATGGGCGAGATCAAGATCCGCGAACTGCGTGCGAAAGCGGAAAAAGCCCTGGGAGACCAGTTCGACCTGCGTGCCTTTCACGATGCGGTGCTGGCCAACGGCGCCCTGCCGATGGAAATGCTGGAAGTGCAGATGGATCGATTTATCGCCGAAAATAAATCGTGA
- a CDS encoding TldD/PmbA family protein yields MDRRRFIKLAGVGAGGIALPIYGAQVSAEQLIHGGMDVARKKALSDTVLNAARKAGASYTDVRIGRYLNQFLLTRETNVENIVNTESFGAGIRVIANGTWGFAATNDLTEDGIARAARQAVAVAKANAKYQTEPVQLAAVKGVGEVSWQTPIKKNAIEVPISEKVDFLMNVNQSALKAGASFVNSALYLVNEQKYFASSDGSYIDQDVHRLWAPMEVTVVDKESGQFKTRDGLSTPVGMGYEYLAGREEDKIAGPTTLYKDSYDMAEDAVLAAEQAKVKLSAKSIDPGKYDLVLEPLHLRLTIHESVGHPLELDRVLGYEANYAGTSFATLDKWRSGKFQYGSDKVNIFADRTQPGSLGAVGYDDEGVKAKRWDLIKDGVLVNYQATRDQVHMIDQKESHGCSYADSWSSVQFQRMPNVSLAPGKDKYSVKDMIRDVEKGIYIVGRGSYSIDQQRYNFQFGGQLFYEIKNGEIVGQVEDVAYQSNTQEFWNSCSAICDSSDYRLGGTFFDGKGQPSQVSAVSHGCATSRFDDINVINTKRKIG; encoded by the coding sequence ATGGATAGAAGACGTTTTATCAAACTCGCCGGTGTCGGTGCCGGCGGCATTGCGCTGCCAATATATGGCGCGCAGGTCTCCGCCGAGCAGCTCATCCATGGTGGGATGGACGTGGCCCGGAAAAAGGCCCTCTCCGATACCGTGCTCAACGCCGCGCGCAAGGCCGGCGCCAGCTACACCGATGTCCGCATCGGCCGCTACCTCAACCAGTTCCTGCTGACCCGTGAAACCAATGTCGAGAATATCGTCAATACCGAGTCCTTCGGTGCCGGTATCCGCGTGATCGCCAATGGCACCTGGGGCTTCGCCGCAACCAATGACCTCACCGAGGACGGTATTGCCAGGGCAGCTCGCCAGGCGGTGGCCGTGGCCAAGGCGAACGCCAAATACCAGACCGAGCCTGTGCAGTTGGCCGCCGTCAAAGGGGTTGGCGAGGTTTCCTGGCAGACCCCTATCAAGAAAAATGCCATCGAAGTGCCCATCAGCGAGAAGGTCGACTTCCTGATGAACGTGAACCAGAGTGCGCTAAAGGCCGGTGCCAGCTTTGTCAATTCCGCCCTATACCTGGTGAACGAACAGAAATACTTCGCGTCCAGCGATGGTTCCTACATCGACCAGGATGTCCATCGCCTGTGGGCACCGATGGAGGTGACCGTGGTGGACAAGGAGAGCGGCCAGTTCAAGACCCGCGATGGCCTGAGTACCCCAGTGGGTATGGGATACGAGTATCTCGCAGGGCGCGAGGAAGACAAGATCGCCGGCCCCACCACCCTGTATAAAGACTCCTATGACATGGCGGAAGACGCGGTTCTCGCCGCGGAACAGGCCAAGGTCAAGTTGTCGGCCAAGTCGATCGACCCGGGTAAGTACGATCTGGTACTGGAACCATTACACCTGCGCCTGACCATTCACGAATCCGTCGGGCACCCGCTGGAACTGGACCGTGTTCTCGGTTACGAAGCCAACTACGCTGGCACGTCTTTCGCAACCCTGGACAAGTGGCGCAGCGGCAAATTCCAGTACGGCAGCGACAAGGTCAATATCTTTGCCGACCGCACCCAACCGGGCTCACTCGGCGCCGTTGGCTACGACGATGAGGGGGTGAAGGCCAAGCGCTGGGACCTGATCAAGGATGGCGTGCTGGTGAACTACCAGGCCACCCGCGACCAGGTGCACATGATCGACCAGAAAGAGTCCCACGGCTGTTCCTACGCCGACAGCTGGTCCAGCGTACAGTTCCAGCGCATGCCGAATGTGTCCCTCGCACCGGGCAAGGACAAGTACTCGGTCAAGGACATGATTCGCGATGTGGAAAAAGGTATCTACATCGTGGGGCGCGGCTCCTACTCCATCGACCAGCAGCGTTACAACTTCCAGTTCGGTGGCCAGCTGTTTTATGAAATCAAGAATGGCGAAATTGTCGGCCAGGTAGAGGATGTTGCCTACCAGTCGAATACCCAGGAATTCTGGAATTCCTGTTCTGCCATCTGCGATAGCAGTGATTACCGACTCGGCGGCACCTTCTTCGATGGCAAAGGTCAGCCCAGCCAGGTAAGTGCTGTTTCACACGGGTGCGCGACCAGCCGCTTTGACGACATCAACGTGATCAATACCAAGCGCAAGATCGGCTAA